The Streptomyces sp. NBC_01689 genome includes a window with the following:
- a CDS encoding ABC transporter ATP-binding protein, producing MTTPHGRRATPVAKAASDPGGATSVPAARDGAPRPAAPPELDYNGRRHRRAMDDATLRDMARRIPRALAQTARLAWSADRRMAATVVVCQLLSGAATALMLGAVARALPRLTASDPREGPAQAWPALTVAVAAMAGGSALWILADWATRRLNPKIASAADLTLVDLHMRAELSAYDTEGFSERSQAAEIGALRAVDLADDAKSLTNGLVQLVSAATVLTSLHPLLLGVLLLSVIPRGLGGVIAARIDYRVHDRTLSARNLRGMMRWWLTTADLADELRANTMRPYLQFWYRTMCDRVEDRELEGARPYLLVTLLAASLAGVFTLGMWASLAALVLAGAMSAALAGTAVVAAQTAGRALHSIVRYGAVMFHHGLYLNDYHAFVDEVASMVTSRGTTRVEAPRRIRFEGAGYTYPAKETPALHPVDLTLHRGEVVALVGENGAGKSTLIRLLTGLTTAGEGAVRWDDTDLATADAESVWRHVGLVPQRTGRWPLAARENITLGRPREDGDDRIWAAADRVGMAEALRGLPRRLDTLLARSVWGGHELSGGQWQRLACARAMYREPAVLVLDEPTSEMDARGEHTIFRELRETARDRITIVVTHRLDNVRMADRVIVLDQGRIREEGRFEDLVATEGSLLGELHALSQDR from the coding sequence ATGACGACGCCTCACGGCCGGCGGGCCACTCCCGTCGCGAAGGCGGCGAGCGACCCCGGCGGCGCGACGTCCGTCCCCGCGGCACGCGACGGGGCCCCGCGGCCGGCCGCACCGCCCGAACTCGACTACAACGGACGCAGACACCGGCGCGCCATGGACGACGCGACGCTCCGGGACATGGCCCGCCGGATCCCCAGGGCCCTCGCGCAGACGGCACGGCTCGCCTGGTCCGCCGACCGGCGCATGGCCGCCACGGTCGTCGTGTGCCAGCTGCTCTCCGGTGCGGCGACGGCCCTGATGCTCGGCGCCGTCGCCCGGGCCCTGCCGCGGCTCACCGCCTCCGACCCCCGGGAGGGGCCGGCGCAGGCGTGGCCCGCCCTGACCGTCGCGGTCGCCGCGATGGCCGGTGGCTCGGCCCTGTGGATCCTCGCCGACTGGGCGACCCGGCGCCTCAATCCGAAGATCGCCTCGGCCGCCGATCTCACCCTGGTCGACCTCCATATGCGCGCCGAGCTCTCCGCCTACGACACGGAGGGGTTCAGCGAACGCAGCCAGGCCGCCGAGATCGGGGCGCTCCGGGCCGTCGATCTCGCCGACGACGCGAAGAGCCTCACCAACGGGCTCGTCCAACTGGTCTCCGCGGCGACCGTCCTCACCTCGCTGCACCCACTGCTGCTGGGCGTGCTCCTGCTGTCCGTGATCCCGCGTGGACTGGGCGGGGTGATCGCGGCCCGTATCGACTACCGCGTCCACGACCGCACCCTCTCCGCCCGCAACCTGCGCGGCATGATGCGCTGGTGGCTGACCACGGCGGACCTCGCCGACGAGCTGCGCGCCAACACCATGCGCCCGTACCTGCAGTTCTGGTACCGGACGATGTGCGACCGGGTCGAGGACCGCGAACTGGAGGGCGCCCGGCCTTACTTGCTCGTGACCCTGCTGGCCGCGTCGCTGGCGGGCGTCTTCACCCTGGGCATGTGGGCCTCGCTGGCGGCCCTGGTGCTGGCGGGCGCGATGTCGGCGGCGCTCGCGGGCACGGCCGTCGTCGCCGCGCAGACGGCGGGGCGCGCGCTCCACTCGATCGTGCGGTACGGCGCGGTGATGTTCCACCACGGCCTCTACCTCAACGACTACCACGCCTTCGTCGACGAGGTCGCGTCCATGGTGACGTCCCGTGGCACGACGCGGGTCGAGGCGCCGCGGCGGATCCGGTTCGAGGGCGCCGGGTACACCTACCCGGCCAAGGAGACACCGGCCCTGCATCCGGTCGACCTCACCCTCCATCGCGGGGAGGTCGTCGCCCTGGTCGGCGAGAACGGTGCCGGCAAGTCCACCCTGATCAGGCTGCTCACCGGACTGACCACGGCCGGCGAGGGCGCCGTACGCTGGGACGACACCGACCTGGCCACCGCCGACGCGGAATCGGTGTGGCGGCACGTCGGCCTCGTCCCGCAGCGGACCGGACGCTGGCCACTCGCCGCCCGGGAGAACATCACCCTCGGCCGGCCCCGCGAGGACGGCGACGACCGGATCTGGGCGGCCGCCGACCGGGTCGGCATGGCGGAGGCCCTGCGCGGACTCCCCCGCCGGCTCGACACCCTGCTGGCCCGCTCCGTGTGGGGCGGGCACGAGCTGTCCGGCGGTCAGTGGCAGCGACTGGCCTGCGCACGGGCGATGTACCGGGAGCCGGCCGTGCTCGTGCTGGACGAGCCGACCAGCGAGATGGACGCGCGCGGCGAACACACGATCTTCCGCGAGCTGCGCGAGACGGCCCGGGACCGGATCACGATCGTGGTCACCCACCGCCTCGACAACGTGCGGATGGCCGACCGGGTCATCGTGCTCGACCAGGGCCGCATCCGCGAAGAGGGCCGTTTCGAGGACCTCGTCGCCACCGAGGGCAGTCTCCTCGGCGAACTCCACGCCCTGTCCCAGGACCGCTGA
- a CDS encoding IclR family transcriptional regulator has product MPESPRTAVDKALDLVEAVARSPRAPRLTDLAEAVDLHRATAYRILLDLVRRGWVLRAGDRYLPGTAVLQLSSAAARHSLVALARPVLVGLSETTEMMVNLQVLEEDRSRVIDVVRPERLGMITRLLGEALPVHRFAGPLALVAALEPEARAPYLRPAEEAGRSLDGPEGLLAEIAHTRRSGFAVEHGRNEKPVASLSRAVVVDRGTPLCALTVVGLDAEIDAARLLRLKERLREATEELGRLLSSTGTATATTEVPAWTEVPA; this is encoded by the coding sequence ATGCCCGAATCCCCCCGCACGGCGGTGGACAAGGCGCTGGACCTGGTCGAGGCCGTGGCCCGCTCGCCCCGGGCGCCGCGCCTCACCGACCTGGCCGAGGCCGTGGACCTGCACCGGGCGACCGCGTACCGGATCCTGCTCGACCTCGTCCGGCGGGGCTGGGTGCTGCGCGCCGGCGACCGCTACCTCCCGGGCACGGCGGTCCTGCAGCTGTCCTCCGCCGCGGCCCGGCACTCCCTCGTCGCACTGGCCCGGCCGGTCCTGGTCGGCCTGTCGGAGACCACGGAGATGATGGTCAACCTCCAGGTCCTGGAGGAGGACCGCTCCCGGGTGATCGACGTCGTACGGCCAGAACGCCTCGGCATGATCACGCGCCTGCTCGGCGAGGCACTGCCCGTCCACCGGTTCGCCGGTCCCCTGGCCCTGGTCGCCGCCCTCGAACCGGAGGCGCGTGCGCCCTATCTCCGTCCGGCCGAGGAGGCGGGGCGCTCTCTCGACGGCCCCGAAGGACTGCTGGCGGAGATCGCGCACACCCGGCGGTCGGGATTCGCCGTCGAGCACGGCCGCAACGAGAAGCCCGTCGCCTCGCTGAGCCGCGCGGTGGTCGTGGACCGCGGAACCCCCCTCTGCGCCCTCACCGTGGTGGGCCTCGACGCGGAGATCGACGCGGCGCGGCTCCTGCGCCTGAAGGAGCGACTGCGCGAGGCCACCGAGGAGTTGGGGCGGCTGCTGTCCTCGACCGGGACCGCGACCGCGACGACGGAGGTACCGGCGTGGACGGAGGTGCCGGCATGA
- a CDS encoding cellulose binding domain-containing protein, translating into MRTRPPAGRGRVALALSALLGSTVLAAVPLTGTASAAADGVAVQYRTSATGATADQSEPWLKVRNTGSSTVQLSQVKVRYYFKADSASASYRFACSWAVKGCANITGTFGTLAHPTATADRYLEIGFTSGAGSLAPGTDTSDMQLRFYQSTWQTLNQADDYSFSAARTSYADWSKVTAQLGGSTVWGTAPDGNDPTDPTDPTDPTDPPGGGQSLFDDFSYTSYTDPAIAAHGWNVRSNSGGPGVPGATWDPSKVTFPTVSGNTVMNLETSTAGTAESTRQTEVVSRSTKFKNGTYAARVKFSDTPKSGPDGDHLVQTFFTINDLKAPMADDYSEYDFEYLPNGGWGESGNILYTTSWETYNPDPWQAVNQHTEGRQSYNGWHDLVLTIDNSSIKYYVDGQLFGTHDAQYLPERPMSINFNQWLIDLAGQTSTTARAYDEQVDYVLHVKDQVLTPAQVAAKVAAYRTAGTKFVDEVPAS; encoded by the coding sequence ATGAGAACCCGTCCCCCCGCCGGCCGCGGCCGTGTGGCCCTGGCCCTCTCGGCCCTGCTGGGCAGTACCGTCCTGGCGGCTGTTCCCCTGACCGGGACCGCCTCCGCCGCGGCCGACGGCGTCGCCGTCCAGTACCGCACCAGCGCGACCGGGGCCACCGCCGATCAGAGCGAGCCCTGGCTCAAGGTGCGCAACACCGGTTCCTCGACCGTGCAGTTGAGCCAGGTGAAGGTCCGCTACTACTTCAAGGCCGACTCCGCGAGCGCCTCGTACCGCTTCGCCTGTTCCTGGGCGGTCAAGGGGTGCGCCAACATCACCGGCACCTTCGGCACGCTGGCTCACCCCACCGCCACCGCGGACCGCTATCTGGAGATCGGCTTCACCTCGGGGGCCGGATCACTGGCACCGGGCACCGACACCAGCGACATGCAGCTCCGCTTCTACCAGTCCACCTGGCAGACCCTGAACCAGGCGGACGACTACTCCTTCAGCGCCGCCCGGACCTCGTACGCGGACTGGAGCAAGGTCACCGCGCAGCTCGGCGGCAGCACCGTGTGGGGTACGGCGCCCGACGGGAACGACCCGACGGATCCCACCGACCCCACCGATCCGACCGACCCGCCCGGCGGGGGCCAGAGCCTGTTCGACGACTTCTCCTACACCTCGTACACCGACCCCGCCATCGCCGCCCACGGCTGGAACGTCCGCTCCAACTCCGGCGGTCCCGGTGTGCCCGGCGCCACCTGGGACCCGTCCAAGGTCACCTTCCCCACCGTCTCCGGCAACACGGTGATGAACCTGGAGACCTCCACCGCGGGCACCGCGGAATCCACCAGACAGACCGAAGTCGTCTCCAGGAGCACCAAGTTCAAGAACGGCACCTACGCGGCCCGGGTGAAGTTCTCCGACACCCCCAAGTCCGGGCCGGACGGCGATCACCTCGTGCAGACCTTCTTCACCATCAACGACCTCAAGGCCCCGATGGCCGACGACTACTCGGAGTACGACTTCGAGTACCTGCCCAACGGCGGCTGGGGCGAGAGCGGCAACATCCTCTACACCACGTCCTGGGAGACGTACAACCCGGATCCCTGGCAGGCGGTCAACCAGCACACCGAGGGCAGGCAGAGCTACAACGGGTGGCACGACCTGGTGCTCACCATCGACAACAGCAGCATCAAGTACTACGTCGACGGGCAGCTCTTCGGCACGCATGACGCCCAGTACCTGCCCGAACGCCCGATGTCGATCAACTTCAACCAGTGGCTGATCGACCTCGCCGGGCAGACCTCGACCACGGCCCGCGCCTACGACGAGCAGGTCGACTACGTGCTGCACGTCAAGGACCAGGTCCTGACGCCGGCCCAGGTGGCCGCGAAGGTGGCCGCCTACCGCACGGCCGGAACGAAGTTCGTGGACGAGGTCCCGGCCTCCTGA
- a CDS encoding amidohydrolase family protein, with amino-acid sequence MADDNAGAPTPYAPAAPGTVAVYRGATLFDGTGGPLRPSTTIVLDGPVVRAVGDDRAIGAVLPAGAEVFDLDGRFVVPGLIDSHQHLATPPDRPAAEAVLRRLAFGGVTAVRDMADDLRQVGDLARATLVGEIPGPDIRYAALMAGPGFFDDPRTHQVTRGATPGEVPWMQAITADTDLPLAVATARGTHATAVKIYADLDRDTVAAITAEAHRQGIHVWAHATVFPATPGDLVAAGADSLSHVTLLPFEAAEDRLISYHDKPAVDHARFASGDEPRLAALFARMKERGTVLDATAGMWLTDLLSGETPESAARARANAELAAVLTAQAHRAGVAISTGTDYETDPGDPFPALYEELDFLVRRCGIPADQVLRSATLVGARAAGAEDVMGSVEAGKLANFAVLDENPLQDIGNLRTVALTVKRGRRFERAEFDRTDPEGSR; translated from the coding sequence ATGGCGGACGACAACGCGGGCGCGCCGACCCCGTACGCCCCGGCGGCGCCGGGCACGGTCGCGGTCTACCGCGGCGCCACCCTGTTCGACGGCACCGGCGGCCCCCTCCGGCCCTCGACGACGATCGTCCTCGACGGGCCGGTCGTCCGTGCCGTCGGCGACGACCGCGCGATCGGCGCCGTGCTGCCCGCCGGCGCCGAGGTCTTCGATCTCGACGGACGTTTCGTCGTCCCGGGGCTGATCGACTCCCACCAGCACCTCGCCACCCCGCCCGACCGGCCCGCCGCCGAGGCGGTGCTGCGCCGGCTCGCCTTCGGCGGCGTCACGGCCGTCCGCGACATGGCCGACGACCTGCGCCAAGTGGGCGATCTGGCCCGGGCCACCCTGGTCGGCGAGATCCCCGGCCCGGACATCCGGTACGCCGCCCTGATGGCGGGGCCGGGCTTCTTCGACGACCCGCGCACCCATCAGGTCACCCGGGGCGCGACGCCCGGTGAGGTGCCGTGGATGCAGGCGATCACCGCCGACACGGACCTTCCGCTGGCCGTGGCGACGGCGCGCGGCACCCACGCGACCGCCGTCAAGATCTACGCGGACCTGGACCGTGACACCGTCGCGGCCATCACCGCCGAGGCGCACCGCCAGGGCATCCACGTGTGGGCGCACGCCACGGTCTTCCCCGCGACGCCGGGCGATCTCGTCGCGGCCGGCGCCGACAGCCTCTCGCATGTCACCCTGCTCCCCTTCGAGGCGGCCGAGGACCGGCTGATCAGCTACCACGACAAACCGGCCGTCGACCACGCCAGGTTCGCCTCGGGGGACGAGCCGCGACTGGCCGCGCTCTTCGCGCGGATGAAGGAGCGCGGTACGGTCCTGGACGCGACCGCCGGAATGTGGCTGACCGATCTCCTGTCCGGTGAGACGCCCGAGTCCGCCGCCCGCGCGCGGGCCAACGCGGAACTCGCCGCGGTCCTCACCGCCCAGGCCCATCGGGCGGGCGTCGCGATCTCGACCGGGACGGACTACGAGACCGACCCCGGGGACCCGTTCCCCGCCCTCTACGAGGAACTCGACTTCCTCGTCCGTCGCTGCGGCATCCCGGCCGACCAGGTGCTCCGCTCCGCGACGCTGGTGGGCGCCCGGGCCGCGGGCGCCGAGGACGTCATGGGCAGCGTCGAGGCCGGCAAGCTGGCCAACTTCGCCGTCCTGGACGAGAATCCGCTCCAGGACATCGGAAATCTGCGGACCGTCGCGCTCACCGTCAAGCGCGGACGCCGCTTCGAGCGCGCCGAGTTCGACCGCACCGACCCCGAGGGATCCCGATGA
- a CDS encoding GntR family transcriptional regulator, with product MEIDPAASRALLKREKVRDAILELIEERRPGDAIPSERVLSAELGVSRPTLRAAVDQLVVAGLLVREHGRGMFVAGAKITQELVPDRRTFSLPQAAGNWTSRLLEFSTQRAGARVGRKLRISPAAEIRYVARLRLVDGSPMAIEYLHVPADLAPDLTQDELESGDLYQHLKERHGVQVSEAVQAIEPTVVTRGEADLLDVPELSPALLFERLTSDTRGRPVEYVHSIYRGDRYRIVSRLTLGPRAERPTPPDGHHPGIPPGDFMPGEPVTFSTRGVVQNDL from the coding sequence ATGGAGATCGATCCGGCCGCCTCCCGTGCGCTGCTCAAGCGCGAGAAGGTGCGCGACGCCATCCTCGAACTGATCGAGGAGCGCCGCCCGGGTGACGCGATTCCCTCCGAGCGCGTCCTGAGCGCCGAACTCGGCGTCTCCCGGCCCACGTTGCGGGCCGCTGTGGACCAACTCGTCGTGGCCGGACTCCTGGTGCGTGAACACGGCCGCGGCATGTTCGTGGCGGGCGCGAAGATCACTCAGGAACTGGTCCCGGACCGGCGGACCTTCAGCCTTCCCCAGGCCGCGGGCAACTGGACCAGCCGGCTCCTCGAGTTCAGCACCCAGCGGGCCGGCGCGCGGGTGGGCCGCAAGCTGCGCATCTCACCCGCGGCGGAGATCCGCTATGTGGCGCGCCTGCGGCTCGTCGACGGTTCTCCCATGGCCATCGAGTACCTCCACGTCCCCGCGGACCTGGCGCCGGACCTCACCCAGGACGAGCTGGAGAGCGGCGACCTCTACCAGCACCTGAAGGAACGCCACGGTGTGCAGGTCAGCGAGGCGGTGCAGGCGATCGAGCCCACGGTGGTGACGCGCGGCGAGGCGGACCTGCTGGACGTGCCGGAACTGTCCCCGGCCCTCCTCTTCGAACGGCTCACCTCGGACACCCGCGGCCGGCCGGTGGAGTACGTGCACTCGATCTACCGGGGCGACCGGTACCGCATCGTGTCCCGGCTGACGCTCGGTCCGCGGGCCGAACGGCCCACGCCGCCCGACGGCCACCATCCCGGTATCCCGCCGGGGGACTTCATGCCGGGCGAACCCGTCACGTTCTCCACTCGGGGTGTGGTGCAGAACGACCTGTGA
- a CDS encoding dipeptidase has translation MTDTPMIINALGQLDNPNAPASADAAAQLNQSSEQLTIDSRTLADAHASGLTAVNITLGYTMGDLPPYEHTLHEIAVWDALVRDHSADLVKVLTADDIRRARAEGRIGIVYGFQNAVAVGEDTGRIATFADLGVRVVQLTYNQANHIGDGSMAPENRGLSDFGHRVVDALNERHLMVDLSHSGERTCLDAAAYSRQPVSINHTGCRALADLPRNKTDEELRLVADRGGFVGIYFMPFLSLSGHARAEDVVDHIVHAVNVCGEDHVGIGTDGPVTSIDDLDTYRAHLAEHVALRREAGVSAAGERDDTLPFVVDLRGVDQFRELIRLLEARGYGSRRVEKILGTNFLDYAERVWTPAP, from the coding sequence ATGACCGACACCCCTATGATCATCAACGCGCTCGGGCAGCTGGACAACCCGAACGCCCCGGCCTCCGCGGACGCCGCAGCCCAGTTGAATCAGTCCAGCGAGCAACTCACCATCGACAGCAGGACCTTGGCCGACGCGCACGCCTCGGGCCTGACCGCGGTCAACATCACCCTCGGCTACACGATGGGCGATCTGCCCCCGTACGAACACACCCTCCACGAGATCGCCGTGTGGGACGCGCTCGTCCGCGACCACTCCGCCGACCTCGTCAAGGTGCTCACCGCCGACGACATCCGCCGCGCCCGCGCCGAGGGCCGGATCGGCATCGTCTACGGCTTCCAGAACGCCGTGGCCGTGGGCGAGGACACCGGGCGGATCGCGACCTTCGCCGACCTGGGGGTGCGGGTCGTGCAGCTCACGTACAACCAGGCCAACCACATCGGCGACGGTTCGATGGCGCCGGAGAACCGCGGTCTGAGCGACTTCGGCCACCGCGTCGTCGACGCGCTGAACGAGCGTCACCTCATGGTCGACCTCTCCCACAGCGGGGAGCGCACCTGCCTGGACGCCGCCGCGTACTCGCGGCAGCCCGTCTCCATCAACCACACGGGGTGCCGTGCCCTCGCCGACCTGCCCCGCAACAAGACCGACGAGGAACTGCGTCTGGTCGCCGACCGCGGCGGGTTCGTGGGCATCTACTTCATGCCCTTCCTCTCGCTGTCCGGCCACGCCCGCGCCGAGGACGTCGTCGACCACATCGTGCACGCCGTGAACGTGTGCGGCGAGGACCACGTCGGCATCGGCACCGACGGCCCGGTCACCTCGATCGACGACCTCGACACCTACCGTGCCCACCTCGCCGAACATGTGGCCCTGCGCCGCGAGGCCGGTGTCAGCGCGGCGGGCGAGCGCGACGACACCCTGCCCTTCGTCGTCGATCTGCGGGGCGTGGACCAGTTCCGCGAGCTGATCCGTCTGCTGGAGGCCCGCGGGTACGGGTCACGGCGCGTCGAGAAGATCCTCGGCACGAACTTCCTCGACTACGCCGAGCGCGTGTGGACGCCCGCTCCCTAG
- a CDS encoding dihydrolipoyl dehydrogenase family protein → MNQVEEVVEDVDLLVVGGGKGGKTLAMDLARSGRDVAMVERGMIGGTCINVACIPTKSLVTSARLLDRLARSEELGLAGVKGRVDLDLLRAHKSGVVEGMVELNYRQFIDSGMDFVLGTARFVAGRTVVVELADGDRRVLRGADVVIDTGTVPQIPPVPGLAAADPLTSESILRLPRIPERLVVLGGGYVGLEFAQMFTSFGSEVTVVDRAPGLLPGEDPDIAEALVAILREDGVALRTGAVVESAGRRGQDVVVRLAGGEEVSGSDVLLAVGREPVTAGLDLDRAGVAVDARGFVDVDDRLATTAPHTWAVGDVAGSPQFTHASLDDYRVVKENLAGGDRRTTGRLVPWTLFTDPELARVGLTERQAREAGHDIRVARMPVAAVPRARTLRETRGVWKAVVERGSGHILGAALLGPESSEVVATVQTAMLAGLPHQALRDMILTHPTMAEGLNLLFTKWTDTT, encoded by the coding sequence ATGAACCAGGTGGAAGAGGTCGTCGAGGACGTCGATCTCCTTGTCGTCGGTGGCGGCAAGGGAGGCAAGACCCTGGCGATGGATCTGGCGCGCTCGGGGCGCGACGTGGCCATGGTCGAGCGCGGAATGATCGGTGGCACCTGTATCAACGTGGCCTGCATCCCGACCAAGTCGCTGGTCACCAGCGCGCGTTTGCTCGACCGGCTCGCCCGGTCCGAGGAACTCGGTCTGGCCGGCGTGAAGGGCCGCGTGGACCTTGATCTGCTCCGCGCCCACAAGAGCGGCGTCGTCGAGGGAATGGTGGAGCTGAATTACCGTCAGTTCATCGACAGCGGGATGGACTTCGTGCTGGGAACCGCCCGGTTCGTGGCCGGACGCACGGTCGTCGTGGAACTGGCCGACGGCGACCGGCGCGTGCTGCGCGGCGCCGACGTGGTGATCGACACCGGTACGGTGCCTCAGATTCCGCCGGTCCCGGGGCTGGCCGCGGCCGATCCGCTCACCAGCGAGAGCATCCTGAGGCTGCCCCGCATCCCGGAACGGCTGGTGGTGCTCGGCGGCGGCTATGTGGGCCTGGAGTTCGCCCAGATGTTCACCAGCTTCGGGAGCGAGGTCACGGTCGTGGACCGGGCCCCGGGCCTGCTGCCGGGGGAGGACCCGGACATCGCCGAGGCGCTGGTGGCGATCCTGCGCGAGGACGGCGTGGCGCTGCGCACCGGCGCCGTGGTCGAGTCGGCCGGGCGCCGGGGACAGGACGTCGTCGTCCGGCTGGCGGGCGGCGAGGAGGTGTCCGGCAGCGACGTGCTCCTCGCCGTCGGACGGGAACCGGTCACGGCCGGACTGGACCTGGACCGCGCGGGCGTGGCCGTGGACGCGCGCGGCTTCGTCGACGTCGACGACCGCCTCGCCACCACGGCCCCGCACACCTGGGCGGTGGGGGACGTGGCGGGGAGCCCGCAGTTCACCCACGCCTCCCTCGACGACTACCGCGTCGTCAAGGAGAACCTCGCGGGCGGCGACCGGCGCACCACCGGGCGACTGGTGCCGTGGACCCTCTTCACCGATCCCGAACTCGCCCGGGTGGGCCTGACCGAACGGCAGGCCCGGGAGGCCGGACACGACATCCGCGTGGCCCGCATGCCGGTGGCGGCCGTTCCGCGCGCCCGCACCCTGCGGGAGACCCGCGGCGTGTGGAAGGCGGTCGTCGAACGCGGGTCGGGGCACATCCTGGGCGCGGCCCTGCTGGGGCCGGAATCCTCCGAGGTGGTGGCCACCGTCCAGACGGCCATGCTCGCGGGCCTGCCCCACCAGGCGCTCAGGGACATGATCCTCACCCACCCCACCATGGCGGAGGGCCTGAACCTCCTGTTCACGAAGTGGACGGACACGACCTAG
- a CDS encoding group III truncated hemoglobin → MAPEQDLADRADVSGLVTEFYRRAFADPLIGPVFTDIARMDLAAHLPVMCDFWETVLFRAGLYRRNALRVHVRLHRLAPLEAAHFARWLALWTDTVDDLFSGPKAELAKVQAERIGGSLLRRIQGGEAGEVVSFHRTRPAADGAPPSVTGRSAPHPEWRT, encoded by the coding sequence ATGGCGCCCGAACAGGACCTCGCGGACCGCGCCGACGTGTCCGGCCTGGTCACCGAGTTCTACCGGCGGGCTTTCGCGGACCCGCTGATCGGGCCGGTGTTCACCGACATCGCCCGCATGGACCTGGCCGCCCACCTGCCGGTGATGTGCGACTTCTGGGAGACGGTGCTCTTCCGGGCGGGCCTCTACCGCCGCAACGCCCTGCGGGTCCATGTACGGCTGCACCGGCTCGCCCCTCTCGAAGCCGCGCACTTCGCGCGCTGGCTGGCCCTGTGGACGGACACCGTGGACGACCTGTTCAGCGGCCCGAAGGCCGAGCTGGCCAAGGTCCAGGCCGAGCGGATCGGCGGATCGCTGCTGCGCAGGATCCAGGGCGGCGAGGCCGGTGAGGTGGTCTCGTTCCACCGGACGAGACCCGCCGCGGACGGTGCGCCGCCGTCCGTCACAGGTCGTTCTGCACCACACCCCGAGTGGAGAACGTGA
- a CDS encoding LysR substrate-binding domain-containing protein produces the protein MLDLRQLRYFVAVAEAEHVGRAAERLHISQSPLSRQIAQLEKNLGLTLFERSQQRIRLTSDGRVFLTEARALLRHADRLENLGRRLGRGEEGGLCIGYVADAMHTGILPSALRTLRDRRPGIHVALYDQESAEQFEGLRQRSLDIALVRTPPSDDDPDLNSAPLLRDPLLLVLPTGHPLAEQRELTPDVLDGQPWIAVGDSPDPAWRDTFVASCVASGFTPDIRLDAADPLTALGLVASGLGLALIQKSMVRGTSDGVAIRELPWYGRSVRLWAAWHRVDLRPVVAEFRETVLAERDPD, from the coding sequence ATGCTTGACCTGCGACAACTCCGCTATTTCGTCGCCGTCGCCGAGGCCGAACACGTCGGTCGCGCCGCCGAGCGGCTCCACATCTCCCAGTCGCCCCTCAGCCGCCAGATCGCCCAGCTGGAGAAGAACCTGGGACTCACGCTCTTCGAGCGCAGTCAGCAGCGCATCCGGCTGACCTCCGACGGCCGCGTCTTCCTGACCGAGGCGCGGGCCCTGCTGCGCCACGCGGACCGGCTGGAGAACCTGGGCCGACGGCTCGGCCGCGGGGAGGAGGGCGGCCTCTGCATCGGCTACGTCGCCGACGCGATGCACACCGGCATCCTGCCCTCCGCGCTGCGCACCCTGCGTGACAGGCGCCCGGGTATCCACGTCGCTCTGTACGACCAGGAGTCGGCCGAGCAGTTCGAGGGGCTCCGGCAGCGCAGTCTGGACATCGCGCTGGTGCGCACTCCGCCCTCCGACGACGACCCGGACCTGAACTCGGCCCCGTTGCTGCGGGATCCGCTGCTGCTCGTGCTGCCCACCGGACATCCCCTCGCTGAACAGCGGGAGTTGACGCCGGACGTGCTCGACGGGCAGCCGTGGATCGCGGTGGGCGACTCTCCGGACCCCGCGTGGCGCGACACGTTCGTCGCGTCCTGTGTGGCCTCCGGCTTCACGCCCGACATCCGTCTCGACGCGGCGGATCCTCTCACCGCACTGGGCCTGGTCGCCTCCGGCCTCGGTCTCGCGCTCATCCAGAAGAGCATGGTGCGCGGCACGTCCGACGGGGTCGCGATCCGTGAACTGCCCTGGTACGGAAGGTCCGTCCGGCTGTGGGCGGCCTGGCATCGGGTCGATCTCCGGCCCGTCGTCGCCGAGTTCCGCGAGACGGTCCTCGCGGAACGGGACCCTGACTGA